In Rhodococcus rhodochrous, a single genomic region encodes these proteins:
- a CDS encoding phosphotransferase family protein: MTGVAEESRVEGVEEPRVEIAPVRPGEELDWDALEAYLRSNLDGLDGEFSVLQFPRGSANLTYRVAFGDRLLVVRRPPFGQIARGAHDMAREHRVLARLYRAYDRAPRALLHCADTSVVGAEFFVSEYRDGIVVWDEIPESMSHRADAGRRIGFAVVDGLADLHAVDPASCDLADLGRPEGYLERQVSGWSARWDAVAEYVSDREVADLVEEVGLRIRADVPASQRAGIVHNDYKVDNCQFPHGDPDRVKSVFDWDMATTGDVLVDLGTLLNYWPDRTVAPDSDAAFIVVPGMHALDLPSRAEIVERYASGSDLDLSRIDWYEAFGCWKTVVILQQLYARFVRGETTDPRMGQRGELVAPLARRALGLLPA, translated from the coding sequence ATGACGGGCGTCGCCGAAGAGTCGCGCGTCGAGGGCGTGGAGGAACCGCGGGTCGAGATAGCGCCGGTCCGTCCCGGGGAGGAACTCGACTGGGACGCGCTCGAGGCCTACCTGCGGTCGAACCTCGACGGTCTCGACGGAGAGTTCTCGGTGCTGCAGTTCCCGCGTGGTTCGGCGAACCTGACCTACCGGGTCGCCTTCGGTGATCGACTGCTGGTCGTGCGCCGTCCTCCCTTCGGGCAGATCGCACGCGGCGCGCACGATATGGCGCGCGAGCATCGGGTGCTCGCCCGCCTGTACCGCGCGTACGACCGGGCTCCGCGTGCGCTGCTGCACTGTGCCGACACCTCTGTCGTGGGCGCCGAGTTCTTCGTCTCCGAGTACCGCGACGGGATCGTGGTGTGGGACGAGATCCCGGAGTCGATGTCGCATCGTGCCGATGCGGGCAGGCGGATCGGTTTCGCCGTGGTCGACGGGCTCGCCGACCTGCATGCCGTCGATCCGGCATCGTGCGATCTCGCGGATCTCGGTCGTCCGGAGGGATACCTGGAACGGCAGGTCTCCGGATGGTCGGCCCGGTGGGACGCCGTCGCCGAGTACGTCTCCGACCGTGAGGTCGCCGATCTCGTCGAGGAGGTCGGCCTTCGGATCCGGGCCGACGTTCCCGCGAGTCAGCGGGCCGGCATCGTGCACAACGACTACAAGGTCGACAACTGCCAGTTCCCGCACGGCGACCCCGACCGGGTGAAGTCGGTGTTCGACTGGGACATGGCCACGACCGGTGATGTGCTCGTGGACCTGGGCACCCTGCTCAACTACTGGCCGGACCGGACCGTGGCTCCCGACTCGGACGCGGCGTTCATCGTCGTTCCCGGTATGCACGCGCTCGATCTGCCGTCGCGGGCGGAGATCGTCGAGCGCTACGCATCGGGCAGCGATCTCGATCTCTCGCGCATCGACTGGTACGAGGCCTTCGGTTGCTGGAAGACCGTGGTCATCCTGCAGCAGCTCTATGCGCGGTTCGTCCGTGGAGAGACCACCGATCCGCGGATGGGACAGCGAGGGGAGCTCGTCGCGCCGCTCGCGCGCCGAGCGCTCGGCCTGCTTCCTGCATGA
- a CDS encoding TIGR03619 family F420-dependent LLM class oxidoreductase has translation MPTIGLCTYGITPLEALELARAADELGFDALWLGEHVLHPAAYTSDHPSTGTRQHHSGPIVDDTTELTDPLALHASIAAVTERLKLGTAVYVTALRHPLHTARTTITLQELSGGRLLFGVGAGWLAEEFAALDVPFAGRFSRTDECVEILRKAWGGESFSHEGAHYRFDEVRSHPRPVAVPVVYGGNGPRALARAARLGDAWISSGTPTFEEAVELVDVLRRHRVEAGGNAEFPCYVRVEVTEATTAADLECYRDRGLDDLVVWADAGWKGATVAERRENLAALAGRLGVRSPAYLR, from the coding sequence GTGCCCACCATCGGATTGTGCACCTACGGAATCACGCCGCTCGAGGCGCTCGAATTGGCCCGCGCGGCCGACGAACTCGGGTTCGACGCGCTGTGGCTGGGGGAGCACGTGTTGCACCCGGCCGCGTACACGAGCGATCACCCGTCGACGGGAACCCGCCAGCATCATTCGGGACCGATCGTCGACGACACCACCGAACTCACCGATCCGCTCGCGCTGCACGCGTCGATCGCGGCGGTCACCGAGCGGTTGAAACTCGGCACGGCCGTGTACGTCACGGCGCTGCGTCACCCCTTGCACACCGCGCGTACCACGATCACCCTCCAGGAACTGAGCGGTGGGCGGCTGTTGTTCGGTGTCGGCGCAGGGTGGCTCGCAGAAGAGTTCGCCGCGCTCGACGTGCCCTTCGCCGGGAGGTTCTCGCGCACCGACGAATGCGTGGAGATCCTGCGCAAGGCGTGGGGCGGTGAGTCGTTCTCGCACGAGGGCGCCCACTACCGGTTCGACGAGGTGCGATCGCATCCTCGACCCGTGGCCGTGCCGGTCGTCTACGGAGGCAACGGACCTCGTGCGCTTGCGCGTGCGGCGCGTCTCGGCGATGCCTGGATCTCCTCGGGCACGCCGACCTTCGAGGAGGCCGTCGAGTTGGTGGACGTGCTGCGTCGGCACCGCGTGGAAGCGGGCGGGAATGCGGAGTTCCCGTGTTACGTGCGGGTCGAGGTCACCGAGGCGACGACGGCGGCCGATCTCGAATGCTACCGGGATCGTGGACTGGACGATCTGGTCGTGTGGGCGGATGCGGGTTGGAAGGGCGCCACCGTCGCGGAGCGACGCGAGAATCTCGCGGCCCTCGCGGGCCGGCTCGGTGTGCGATCTCCCGCGTATCTCCGGTGA
- a CDS encoding SDR family NAD(P)-dependent oxidoreductase, giving the protein MSELSLGSGSVVVTGGTGGLGTAVTERLLTSGARVVVPWYDEAEADRLTPHPDLVLVKADLSDENDVERVLGLATADESRPLTGLVNLVGGFHSGSRVHETPVEVLDAQLSLNLRIAYLVTQAALPELIRRGGGSVVCIGSAAATRPFPGAAGYIASKAAVAALVQSMAVEYAPDAIRVNGLVPSMIDTPANRSAMPNADTSSWARPADIADVITFLLSDASRSVTGALIPVTGTTSDH; this is encoded by the coding sequence ATGAGCGAACTTTCCCTCGGATCCGGTTCCGTCGTCGTCACCGGCGGAACCGGTGGTCTCGGCACCGCAGTCACCGAACGCCTCCTCACATCCGGCGCACGGGTGGTCGTCCCCTGGTACGACGAGGCCGAAGCCGACCGGTTGACACCCCACCCCGATCTCGTCCTCGTCAAGGCCGACCTGTCCGACGAGAACGATGTCGAGCGGGTGCTCGGCCTCGCCACCGCCGACGAGTCCCGCCCCCTGACAGGCCTGGTCAACCTCGTCGGGGGCTTCCACTCCGGTAGCCGCGTCCACGAGACACCCGTGGAGGTGCTCGACGCCCAGCTCTCCCTCAACCTGCGGATCGCCTATCTCGTCACCCAGGCCGCACTGCCCGAACTCATCCGACGCGGTGGCGGATCGGTCGTGTGCATCGGGTCGGCCGCCGCAACCCGCCCGTTCCCCGGAGCCGCCGGCTACATCGCCTCCAAAGCCGCTGTCGCGGCGCTGGTCCAGAGCATGGCGGTCGAGTACGCACCCGACGCCATCCGCGTCAACGGTCTCGTGCCATCGATGATCGATACCCCTGCCAACCGCAGCGCGATGCCGAACGCCGACACCTCGTCGTGGGCCCGCCCGGCCGACATCGCCGACGTCATCACCTTCCTGTTGAGCGACGCGTCCCGCTCGGTGACCGGCGCGCTGATCCCCGTCACCGGAACCACATCCGATCACTGA